CTATCTTAAGGCTGGGGAAAGCCGAGCGTTTCAGCTTGAATTTGGTACGTTGACAGAAGCCGATGAAGTAAAGGCACTGGAACGCAAAGCAAGCCAACCCGTCTTTGTCGATCATTACAGTGCCTTTGATAAGAAGTGCTGAGTATCTTAAAGCCTCACGAAAGCCATTGCGCTGTATTTATCAACATATTCTTTTCATGGATACCAGCACACAGGCAGATCTAAGGATCTGCGAACAGCCGGTAGATACTTTCTGAGTAGATGGGCTTAACAGCCGGGATGGTGTGTACCGGGCGGCACTAAAGGCTCCAGATTTTCAAGGTTAATCGTTTTGGGTACCTCTTGCTGTTTCTCTTCCCAAAAAACTTCCCAATCCTGTCGTTTCTCGAGCTTACTGGCGTCGGGATCGGCACTCCAAATCTGTACTAATGCCTCCCGCGTATTATGTTCTACCCAAGGGTCAAAATGGTTATAACTGGTCAGCAACAGGGCAGTCGCTTCTTTAGCGCCCATACGGGCCAACACTTTGCATGCGCTAATTTTTACGATATTCGTGTGATCCAAAAAAGCGCGAAAGATCAATTCTCGCGCCTCTTTATTTTTTGTCGTATCTAAAAGCTCTACACAAGTACTGCGCACATGTTCATCAGGCGTGTATATGTATTGGAGGAAGATCCGTTGCGCGGCGTCGGGCGTTATCTCTCCGAGAAGTTTCAGTATATGACAGACCGTATTGGGCAAATAGGACGGCAAAATAAATTCAATGAAGGGGAGCAAATCGTGTTTAGCGCCCATGGCAACTAGTGCCCGCTTTGATTCTGAGGCTCTTGTTGCGTCAGGATCACTCAGACGCACAATATACATGAGCACATCTTCCCGTTGATGTCGATCCAGTCCTGTTTGTTGGGTCAGAAGTTTGTCTTGTTCGTCGGCTTCTTTTTGAAGCGCATCAAAATCAACGGTGCCGTCATTACTATTTTTTTCAATCGAATGAATTTCATTCTTGCGCAATTTGATTAGCCGATCCCCAACAAGAACCTCCACATAATCTTCCATATCCCGCTTGACGATACCCTCTACTTTCACGCTGCTCTTCATTGTGATCGTATCGGCAAAAGAGTCCGGGCTAAGGAGCATAGACAGGGATATTAACAACGAGTAACTAAGGGCTGCACACAAGCTACGTTTCATTTTTCTTGCCTTCATTCCGTAACGTTTATTATTTCAGTTTGTCTCATCAACCATAGCTTTATTTTAGCCGGTTACACGTCGATAGCTGAGACGGTGTAAAAAGGTCCGGGTCGTGTCTTGCGGCGACCAAAACTCGTTTACCCGTTGATCATAAAACAATTTGAAGCTTTCACAACCTTTTTGGTCTGTACCTGCGACCAAAACCCCTATATCAGGACAAACAATAGCGCCGCGTACTTCCATTGCACCGCCTGAATTAGAATTATGCCGCACGCCACTTCTGGTGATAGCAAAAATAGCATTGTTGCTATAGAGCAGTCCGTCAAATTTCCAAGGACTGTTTTTGGGCCGCGCCATTTCATCATTCCACCAAAGATGCCGCAGCGTATCTTCAGAAATCCAATTGTTGGTGGGATTCATATAATGAAAGGAGGATCGGTCCAAAATGGTATTGGGACGGATGCCTAATTGCGTGAGTCGCGCTGACAGCGTTTTTACATTGCCGCCCGGTTCGTCATAACGGACCGCGTGCTCTTCACTTATTTTTGTGTACACATAAATGTTATTCGGCTGAGAATCGCGGATCCCATAAAAACGCGGCCGGTACGCAGGGTCTGCCAAGGCTTTTTCCAACTCCAAGTTATTAAACAACTGAAGTTCGGACTGGGTAAAACTAAATTGCTGTCCCTGACGCTTCACCTGTTTGCCTTTGGAGTCGACCGTATAGGTTGAGATCTCGCCGGCATCGGCTACACCCGGTGAGAAATAGCCGCGATCGAGGGTTTCCGTTGTCTTCCCCACTTTACGGTTGACGGTGCTCGTTTGCACACGCACATTAATACTGTCGGCCGAGTTCGGAAATTTCGCAGTGTCGGCACTATGATTTTTTCCACGGATCGTGAGATAATCGCCCATCAACACGCTGCCGCCGGTAATGACAGACAAGCCGTTTTTCGTGCCGTCGGCAGCCACGCCAAATTGACTTCCATCTTTATAGGTGACGTCGCCCGTAATATAGCTATTGCCGCGAACGAAGATTTCGCCCCAGCCGACCACTTTGCCTGCCATCATCAAATCGCCATTCACCGCCACTTGTCCATCCAGCCGAATGGGGTTGGCGTCGGTACCGACGAGAATAAGATTGCCGTCATAGCGTCCTGTGGACGCGACTACGGAAGCTGCGTTATTAGAACTGGAGGGCATGGAGGTTTGCGTATACTGACCATTCTTCGGCACTCCATAGACCACTCCCCCTTCAATGGAACCTACCAATAATTCCGCCACCTGCTCATATTCTTCATCTTCAATATAGCGGTTCCCATTATCATCGGGATAAGGGGCGGGAAACTCTTTGGGAAGAACACCATCGGTCATTTGTGATTGTTCGGTAGGATAATTGGTGTAGAGACTGGCATACTGTTCCAGCTTACCCGTGTTGCGGTCAATCTTCGCTTCTTTTAATCCTTGACGTACAAGCGCACCGTTGGACTGTTGTGTTAAGCCTCCATGTTCTTTAGAGAATTGGAAGTGCTGAAAATCACTCTTCTCAATTGTACTGGAAGACATGGGCACATAGGCTTCATTATAAACTTGACCGCGCGTATAAATCGTTCCTGCCACCACCGAGTCGGCACTGGTTGTACGGTATAAAAGCGCTTCCAAAGTAGCTATTTTGATCCGGTCAAAGGAGCCATATTTCGTACGATCTTTATTCATGCGTTCATCAAGATTGTAGAAGGATGCGTGGCACAAGATACAGTTAATATAATTTGCCAAAACGGCATATTCATAGCCATTGAATAGGGCGCCGCTTACGCGCATACTTTGTTCCACTTCGCAGCGTTGCTCTCCATAGGTGCCCGTTGAGAAGATGGTAAACATCACACCATCAGGAGTATCCGTTCGCAGTAAGCGCACCGCTTCCACTGTCGCTGCCACTGAAGTATCTAAATGGACGGGATCTGAAGGCACCACAATATCAATGGCTTGATCGCGCGCCACCACCCGATTGATAAATCTTTTGTAGGAGCCCAGATTGCCGACCACATTGTCGTTGTACAGCACATATTGGTTCCATACCCGTTCAACGGCAATA
The window above is part of the Candidatus Hydrogenedentota bacterium genome. Proteins encoded here:
- a CDS encoding HEAT repeat domain-containing protein translates to MKRSLCAALSYSLLISLSMLLSPDSFADTITMKSSVKVEGIVKRDMEDYVEVLVGDRLIKLRKNEIHSIEKNSNDGTVDFDALQKEADEQDKLLTQQTGLDRHQREDVLMYIVRLSDPDATRASESKRALVAMGAKHDLLPFIEFILPSYLPNTVCHILKLLGEITPDAAQRIFLQYIYTPDEHVRSTCVELLDTTKNKEARELIFRAFLDHTNIVKISACKVLARMGAKEATALLLTSYNHFDPWVEHNTREALVQIWSADPDASKLEKRQDWEVFWEEKQQEVPKTINLENLEPLVPPGTHHPGC